In Oryza sativa Japonica Group chromosome 3, ASM3414082v1, one DNA window encodes the following:
- the LOC4332246 gene encoding uncharacterized protein, whose protein sequence is MAPAWVLLDRVVKPAVFDEEESKGKGESTGAPVKYLPARLRQEVPAGMRDVKPYPEVADPPIISRFSMLISRKAIRVVKSVRVRCADKSLVLFYAGTGFPGFSSHGCHLIYDAIDGSLTAVHTFPFPVSGVVWVGRAAVLRHAGGGGGGGDGTTASYVIAELLRPFHGSLPDATLVMWLSNSPASTSGSNGQWVKEDVRLPGEVCTGTDPFTTDLVFSFGESCLCWADLFMGILFCDLATLRAPRFRFIPLPKACSFDPVGKYGRPHMPEFRSMGRVNGVIRLIDMEGFTNEYLAVDEVKLTIWTLSADLSEWEKGPVCTVGDIWASEEFVAMGLPQLRPMCPVLSMVDEDVVCVVMTEVEIEESDVTDFDDEGNKLKFKAQYVLDIDVRRKRVLSITQHHIESMGDLIPDLIACEFTAYSELSKGMQAMVEGNEGEESTKRMKVK, encoded by the exons ATGGCTCCCGCCTGGGTCTTGCTCGATCGCGTCGTCAAGCCCGCCGTCTTCGACGAAGAAGAGAGCAAAGGTAAGGGAGAATCGACCGGCGCCCCAGTGAAGTACCTGCCAGCCAGATTAAGGCAGGAAGTCCCCGCCGGCATGCGGGACGTGAAGCCCTACCCAGAGGTTGCGGATCCTCCCATTATATCTCGCTTCTCCATGCTGATTTCGCGGAAGGCGATCAGGGTAGTGAAATCCGTCCGTGTCCGGTGCGCCGACAAGAGCCTTGTCTTGTTCTACGCCGGCACCGGCTTCCCCGGCTTCTCGTCCCACGGCTGCCACCTGATCTACGACGCCATCGACGGCTCTCTCACTGCGGTGCACACATTCCCCTTTCCTGTGTCCGGAGTCGTCTGGGTCGGCAGAGCCGCTGTCCTGCGCcatgccggcggcggaggaggaggaggagacggtacTACCGCCTCCTATGTCATCGCCGAGCTGCTCAGGCCGTTTCATGGCTCCCTTCCCGATGCCACGCTCGTGATGTGGTTGTCGAATTCCCCCGCGTCGACCTCCGGCAGCAACGGCCAATGGGTGAAGGAGGACGTTCGCCTTCCCGGCGAGGTGTGCACGGGCACCGACCCCTTCACCACCGACTTGGTGTTCTCGTTCGGTGAATCGTGCCTGTGCTGGGCCGATCTGTTCATGGGCATCCTGTTCTGCGACCTTGCGACGCTGCGTGCACCTCGGTTCCGTTTCATCCCATTGCCCAAGGCTTGCTCCTTCGACCCCGTCGGCAAGTATGGCCGGCCTCACATGCCCGAGTTCCGTTCCATGGGCCGCGTCAACGGTGTCATCAGGTTGATCGACATGGAGGGTTTTACCAACGAGTACCTGGCCGTGGATGAGGTGAAGCTGACCATCTGGACCCTGTCAGCCGACCTCAGCGAGTGGGAGAAAGGCCCGGTGTGTACTGTAGGAGACATTTGGGCCAGTGAGGAATTCGTCGCCATGGGGTTGCCGCAGCTTAGACCGATGTGCCCTGTCCTGAGCATGGTTGACGAAGATGTCGTCTGTGTAGTCATGACTGAAGTCGAGATTGAGGAGAGCGATGTCACAGATTTCGACGATGAGGGCAACAAGCTCAAGTTCAAGGCCCAGTACGTTCTTGACATCGACGTGCGGCGTAAGCGGGTGTTATCCATCACCCAGCACCACATTGAAAGTATGGGTGATCTTATACCAGATCTCATCGCCTGTGAGTTCACTGCATACTCGGAGCTCTCAAAAGGCATGCAG GCAATGGTGGAAGGAAATGAGGGTGAGGAAAGCACAAAGCGGATGAAGGTTAAATGA